In bacterium YEK0313, one genomic interval encodes:
- the kipI_1 gene encoding Kinase A inhibitor, with protein MKTRYSFGGDEHIFVEVDEEMSLAAFFKSLSMTHAVKASGIRGVTEICPANASFQIRFDPDLIAPDDLMRELKSLEGAAGDSAATLSTRIIEIPVFYNDPWTHETLMRFRERHQDPAGSDLDYAARINGYGGVEDFVAAHSGAPWFVSMVGFVAGLPFMYQMVERARQIEVPKYLRPRTDTPRLTVGHGGCFSCIYSVRGAGGYQMFGITPMPIYDPAQEISYLRDFMIFFRPGDIVKFRPVDRAAYDAAVADVDRGRFAPLIRKVDFSLSSFQADPAGTNAKLLEALHG; from the coding sequence ATGAAGACCCGCTACTCCTTCGGAGGCGACGAACACATCTTCGTCGAGGTCGACGAGGAAATGTCGCTTGCCGCCTTCTTCAAGAGCCTGTCCATGACCCATGCGGTCAAGGCGAGCGGCATCCGGGGCGTCACCGAGATCTGCCCGGCCAACGCCTCGTTCCAGATCAGGTTCGATCCCGATCTCATCGCGCCCGACGATCTCATGCGCGAGCTGAAAAGCCTCGAAGGCGCCGCCGGCGACAGCGCGGCGACGCTTTCGACCCGCATCATCGAGATCCCGGTCTTCTACAACGATCCCTGGACGCACGAGACGCTGATGCGTTTCCGCGAGCGCCACCAGGATCCGGCCGGCAGCGATCTCGACTATGCCGCCCGGATCAACGGCTATGGCGGGGTCGAGGATTTCGTCGCCGCCCATTCCGGCGCGCCCTGGTTCGTCTCCATGGTCGGCTTCGTCGCCGGCCTGCCCTTCATGTACCAGATGGTCGAGCGGGCGAGGCAGATCGAGGTGCCGAAATATCTGAGGCCGCGCACCGATACGCCCCGGCTGACGGTCGGCCATGGCGGCTGCTTCTCGTGCATCTATTCGGTGCGCGGCGCCGGCGGCTACCAGATGTTCGGCATCACCCCGATGCCGATCTACGACCCGGCCCAGGAGATCAGCTATCTGCGCGACTTCATGATCTTCTTCCGGCCCGGCGACATCGTGAAGTTCAGGCCGGTGGATCGCGCCGCCTACGACGCGGCGGTGGCGGATGTCGACAGGGGCCGTTTCGCGCCGCTGATCCGCAAGGTCGATTTTTCGCTGAGCTCCTTCCAGGCCGATCCGGCCGGCACCAACGCCAAGCTGCTGGAGGCCCTCCATGGCTGA
- the naiP_2 gene encoding Putative niacin/nicotinamide transporter NaiP, giving the protein MTTQSTTDTAAMGDTSLTAFYRDMNPLERRTFWACFFGWVLDALDFMIYPLVIGTLIAMWQIDRGIAGAAVTVTLLASAFGGWIAGYLSDRLGRVRTLQITIVWFCFFTLLCAFAQNYTQLMIFRALLGLGFGGEWAAGAVLIGETIRAQYRGRAVGSVQSGWALGWGAAVLLQAICFSLLPAEEAWRWMFALGAIPGLAVLFLRRLVPEPEVAVEARAQAVDKPPIWAIFRGDLLKTTILASILCTGAQGGYYAITTWLPTFLRAERGLTVVGSTGYLAMIIIGSFVGYLVGAWLADRLGRRLLFIIFAVGAAAVVLPYTVLPISNEIMWLLGFPLGFFASGYFSGMGAFLTELYPTILRGSGQGFCYNFGRGIGALFPTLVGFLAERLSLAAAIAAFGLTAYALLVIAALLLPETRGKELTAD; this is encoded by the coding sequence ATGACGACGCAGTCGACCACCGACACGGCGGCCATGGGCGACACCAGCCTGACGGCCTTCTACCGCGACATGAACCCCCTGGAGCGGCGCACCTTCTGGGCCTGCTTCTTCGGCTGGGTGCTCGATGCACTCGACTTCATGATCTATCCGCTGGTGATCGGCACCTTGATCGCCATGTGGCAGATCGACCGCGGCATTGCCGGCGCCGCCGTGACCGTGACGCTGCTCGCCTCCGCCTTCGGCGGCTGGATCGCCGGCTATCTCTCCGACCGGCTCGGCCGGGTGCGCACGCTGCAGATCACCATCGTCTGGTTCTGCTTCTTCACCCTGCTCTGCGCCTTCGCGCAGAACTATACCCAGCTGATGATCTTCCGCGCGCTGCTCGGCCTCGGCTTCGGCGGCGAGTGGGCCGCGGGCGCGGTGCTGATCGGCGAAACGATCCGCGCGCAATATCGCGGCCGGGCGGTGGGCTCCGTGCAGTCGGGCTGGGCGCTCGGCTGGGGCGCGGCGGTGCTGCTGCAGGCGATCTGCTTCTCGCTGCTGCCGGCCGAGGAGGCCTGGCGCTGGATGTTCGCGCTCGGTGCCATTCCCGGCCTTGCCGTGCTGTTCCTGCGCCGCCTCGTGCCCGAACCGGAGGTGGCGGTCGAGGCGCGGGCCCAGGCGGTGGACAAGCCGCCGATCTGGGCGATCTTCCGCGGCGATCTCCTGAAGACGACCATCCTCGCCTCCATCCTGTGCACGGGCGCCCAGGGCGGCTACTACGCGATCACCACCTGGCTGCCGACCTTCCTGCGGGCCGAGCGCGGCCTCACCGTGGTCGGCTCGACGGGCTATCTCGCCATGATCATCATCGGCAGCTTCGTCGGCTATCTGGTCGGCGCCTGGCTCGCCGACCGGCTCGGCCGGCGCCTGCTGTTCATCATCTTCGCCGTCGGCGCGGCGGCCGTGGTCCTGCCCTATACCGTGCTGCCGATCTCCAACGAGATCATGTGGCTGCTCGGCTTCCCCCTCGGCTTCTTCGCCTCGGGCTATTTCTCCGGCATGGGCGCCTTCCTGACCGAGCTCTATCCGACCATCCTGCGCGGCTCGGGGCAGGGCTTCTGCTACAATTTCGGCCGCGGCATCGGCGCGCTGTTTCCGACCCTCGTCGGTTTCCTCGCCGAGCGGCTGTCGCTGGCCGCCGCCATCGCCGCCTTCGGCCTCACCGCCTATGCGCTGCTGGTGATCGCGGCGCTGCTGCTGCCGGAGACCCGCGGCAAGGAGCTGACCGCCGACTGA
- the acyI_3 gene encoding Acylase ACY 1, producing the protein MSDSIRALRQTPFVCEKMPATGSRGMVVTNHPLASAAGAQMLLAGGNAVDAAVAALFALTVVEPMMVGVLGGGLSHIRLADGRHQVIDNLSTAPRRASADMYDCLSDEIGRQRDVRDRENVVGAKAIGIPGALRGWCEALEQFGTLPLADVIAPAVALAARGFVVTPYLSNCIADTAADLATDPGLAALLLPGGQPLAAGARLVQADYAESLRLIAAEGPQALYDGALGTALADCMAARGGLIDMADLATYRTERREPIRGSYRGYEIIGPPPPSSSGVHIAQMLNILEGFDIGALGFGSADAIHLLAEALKIAFADRAAATADPAFVKVPVARLIDKAYAAERRALITMDEARSWSAGVAGGESADTTHITVADAAGNVVSATQTLNGLFGACVQVPGTGMIANNYMFNFDPHPGRALSIAPGKRVFTSMAPMMVVKDGRLAFALGLPGALRIFPSALQAIVNLIDHGMTLQEAVEAPRVWTEGGVLEIEEAVPDAVAEALAARGHRIVRSPRIAGGMNAIAFNPEGTLTGAACWRADGTPVAISGGLARAGARFSI; encoded by the coding sequence ATGAGCGATTCCATCCGCGCCCTGCGCCAAACCCCATTCGTCTGCGAAAAGATGCCCGCGACCGGTTCGCGCGGCATGGTCGTCACCAATCACCCGCTCGCCTCGGCGGCGGGCGCGCAAATGCTGCTGGCCGGCGGCAATGCCGTCGATGCCGCGGTCGCCGCACTGTTCGCCTTGACCGTGGTCGAGCCCATGATGGTCGGCGTTCTCGGCGGCGGCCTGTCCCATATCCGCCTCGCCGACGGCCGCCATCAGGTGATCGACAACCTGTCGACCGCGCCGCGCCGGGCCAGCGCCGACATGTATGACTGCCTCAGCGACGAGATCGGCCGGCAGCGCGACGTCCGCGACCGGGAGAACGTCGTCGGCGCCAAGGCCATCGGCATCCCCGGTGCGCTGCGGGGCTGGTGCGAGGCGCTCGAACAGTTCGGCACGCTGCCGCTGGCCGACGTGATCGCGCCGGCCGTCGCCCTCGCCGCGCGCGGTTTCGTCGTCACCCCCTATCTGTCCAACTGCATAGCCGATACCGCCGCCGATCTTGCAACGGACCCGGGCCTTGCCGCCCTGCTCCTGCCGGGCGGGCAGCCGCTCGCGGCAGGCGCGAGGCTCGTCCAGGCCGACTATGCCGAGAGCCTGCGCCTGATCGCCGCCGAGGGCCCGCAGGCGCTCTATGACGGCGCGCTCGGAACCGCGCTCGCCGACTGCATGGCCGCGCGCGGCGGCTTGATCGACATGGCCGACCTTGCCACCTACCGGACCGAGCGGCGCGAGCCCATACGCGGCTCCTATCGCGGCTACGAGATCATCGGGCCGCCGCCGCCCTCGTCCTCGGGCGTCCATATCGCGCAGATGCTGAACATCCTCGAGGGCTTCGATATCGGCGCGCTCGGCTTCGGCTCGGCAGACGCGATCCATCTCCTTGCCGAGGCGCTGAAGATCGCCTTCGCGGACCGCGCCGCCGCCACCGCCGATCCCGCCTTCGTCAAGGTTCCGGTCGCGCGGCTGATCGACAAGGCCTATGCGGCCGAGCGGCGGGCCCTCATCACGATGGATGAGGCCAGGAGCTGGTCGGCGGGCGTGGCCGGCGGCGAATCCGCCGACACGACCCACATCACCGTCGCGGATGCGGCTGGCAATGTCGTCAGCGCCACGCAGACGCTCAACGGCCTGTTCGGCGCCTGCGTCCAGGTGCCCGGCACCGGCATGATCGCCAACAACTACATGTTCAATTTCGATCCGCATCCCGGACGCGCGCTGTCGATCGCGCCTGGCAAGCGGGTCTTCACCTCGATGGCCCCCATGATGGTGGTGAAGGACGGCAGGCTGGCCTTCGCCCTGGGCCTGCCGGGGGCGCTGCGCATCTTCCCGTCCGCGCTGCAGGCGATCGTCAACCTGATCGACCACGGCATGACGCTGCAGGAGGCGGTGGAGGCGCCGCGCGTCTGGACCGAGGGCGGCGTGCTCGAGATCGAGGAGGCCGTTCCCGACGCCGTCGCGGAGGCTCTGGCCGCCCGCGGCCACCGGATCGTCCGGTCGCCCCGCATCGCCGGCGGCATGAACGCCATCGCCTTCAATCCCGAGGGCACGCTGACCGGCGCCGCCTGCTGGCGCGCCGACGGAACGCCGGTCGCCATTTCCGGCGGCCTCGCCCGGGCCGGCGCCCGCTTCTCCATCTGA
- the yhjX_3 gene encoding putative MFS-type transporter YhjX, with amino-acid sequence MSSYRWVIVAAGAVMTCVAIGSMFSLAVFLEPMSTATGWGRTGISSAMTIDFLVMGVAGFGWGAASDRYGPRIVVLCGAVLLGAGLMIASRAPTLLTFQLGYGVLVGLAAGAFIAPMMAAVTAWFDQGRALAVALVSAGMGVAPMTVSPFAGWLITHYDWRTTMAVIAIGTWVLLIPAALLVRSAPAPAAGPGDAGAGEGEPDMPLAKALTSPQFLVLGFTFMLCCAAHSGPIFHTMSYAMFCGIPTMAAVSIYSVEGLAGLGGRLLLGVLGDRYGAKRVLVTGLLVQAVAIAAYVFVNQLGAFYLLSVVFGTAYGGVMPLYAVLARDYFGPRIMGAVFGAAAMLSSLGMAIGPLAGGWIFDAFNAYRWLYVGSALVALAAVVLALAFPPPRRGQQAAAG; translated from the coding sequence ATGTCTTCCTATCGCTGGGTGATCGTCGCGGCCGGTGCCGTGATGACCTGCGTCGCCATCGGCTCGATGTTTTCGCTGGCAGTGTTCCTCGAGCCGATGTCGACGGCGACCGGCTGGGGCCGTACCGGTATTTCCAGTGCCATGACCATCGACTTCCTGGTGATGGGGGTTGCCGGTTTCGGCTGGGGCGCGGCGAGCGACCGGTACGGGCCGCGCATCGTCGTGCTGTGCGGCGCGGTTCTGCTGGGCGCCGGCCTCATGATCGCGAGCCGGGCGCCGACGCTGCTGACCTTCCAGCTCGGCTACGGCGTGCTGGTCGGTCTTGCCGCCGGAGCCTTCATCGCGCCGATGATGGCGGCGGTGACGGCCTGGTTCGACCAGGGGCGGGCGCTTGCCGTCGCCCTGGTCTCGGCCGGCATGGGCGTCGCGCCGATGACGGTCTCGCCCTTCGCCGGCTGGCTGATCACCCACTACGACTGGCGCACCACCATGGCGGTGATCGCCATCGGCACCTGGGTGCTGCTCATTCCGGCCGCGCTGCTCGTGCGCTCGGCTCCAGCGCCGGCAGCTGGGCCCGGCGATGCCGGCGCGGGCGAGGGCGAGCCCGACATGCCGCTCGCCAAGGCACTGACATCGCCGCAGTTCCTGGTGCTGGGCTTCACCTTCATGCTGTGCTGCGCGGCCCATTCGGGACCGATCTTCCACACGATGAGCTACGCCATGTTCTGCGGCATTCCGACCATGGCCGCGGTCAGCATCTACAGCGTGGAAGGGCTTGCCGGTCTCGGCGGCCGGCTGCTGCTGGGCGTGCTGGGCGACCGCTACGGCGCCAAGCGGGTGCTCGTCACCGGCCTCCTGGTCCAGGCGGTGGCGATCGCGGCCTATGTCTTCGTCAACCAGCTCGGCGCCTTCTACCTGCTCTCCGTGGTCTTCGGCACGGCCTATGGCGGCGTCATGCCGCTCTATGCGGTGCTGGCGCGCGACTATTTCGGGCCGCGCATCATGGGCGCCGTGTTCGGCGCCGCGGCCATGCTGTCGAGCCTCGGCATGGCGATCGGGCCGCTGGCCGGCGGCTGGATCTTCGATGCGTTCAACGCCTATCGCTGGCTCTATGTCGGCTCGGCGCTGGTGGCGCTCGCGGCGGTCGTCCTGGCGCTCGCCTTCCCGCCGCCGCGGCGGGGCCAGCAGGCCGCGGCGGGCTAG
- the kipA_1 gene encoding KipI antagonist yields MLPGLYWHRITEASGKGFFDDTWKVAPEADRIGYRFRGGTPLAFEPRRQPFGAGSDPSNIVDSCYPYGSIQVPGGTEPIVLHRDAVSGGGYFMIGTVISADMDLVGQLQPHQATRFAAVDMDAALAARREREAALRALADALAG; encoded by the coding sequence GTGCTGCCCGGCCTCTACTGGCACCGCATCACCGAAGCCTCGGGCAAGGGCTTCTTCGACGACACCTGGAAGGTCGCGCCCGAGGCCGACCGGATCGGCTACCGCTTCCGGGGCGGCACGCCGCTCGCCTTCGAGCCGCGCAGGCAGCCCTTTGGGGCCGGCTCCGACCCGTCCAACATCGTCGACAGCTGCTATCCCTACGGCTCGATCCAGGTGCCCGGCGGCACCGAGCCGATCGTGCTGCATCGCGACGCCGTCTCGGGCGGCGGCTATTTCATGATCGGCACGGTCATCTCGGCCGACATGGACCTTGTCGGCCAGTTGCAGCCGCACCAGGCGACACGCTTCGCCGCCGTCGACATGGATGCGGCGCTGGCCGCGCGGCGCGAACGCGAGGCCGCGCTGCGTGCGCTCGCCGACGCGCTCGCCGGCTAG
- the acuR gene encoding Transcriptional regulator AcuR, with translation MPRARPESRDRLIGATIDVVRAKGYNATRVEDICAAAGVTKGSFFHHFPSKDALALAATAAWNEAAARLFAEADFHEAADPLDRLIGYVAFRKAAMAGDLTGCTCFAGTVIQETYLTHPELTAACERGIDMLTAMLTAWIEAAVAHHGRRGDWSAPSLAQHMQAVVQGSFVLAKASGDWSAARAALDHLARYVDMLIRRSPGA, from the coding sequence ATGCCGCGGGCGAGGCCGGAATCACGCGACAGACTGATCGGTGCGACGATCGATGTCGTCAGGGCCAAGGGCTACAATGCGACGCGGGTCGAGGACATCTGCGCTGCGGCCGGCGTCACCAAGGGCAGTTTCTTCCATCACTTCCCGAGCAAGGACGCACTCGCCCTGGCCGCCACCGCGGCCTGGAACGAGGCCGCCGCGCGCCTGTTCGCCGAGGCGGATTTCCATGAGGCCGCCGATCCCCTCGACCGGCTCATCGGCTATGTCGCCTTCCGCAAGGCCGCGATGGCGGGAGACCTCACCGGCTGCACCTGTTTCGCCGGCACGGTCATCCAGGAAACCTATCTGACCCATCCGGAGCTCACCGCGGCCTGCGAACGGGGCATCGACATGCTGACGGCCATGCTCACGGCCTGGATCGAGGCCGCTGTGGCGCACCATGGCCGCCGCGGCGACTGGAGCGCGCCGAGCCTTGCCCAGCACATGCAGGCCGTGGTGCAGGGCAGCTTCGTCCTGGCCAAGGCGAGCGGCGACTGGAGCGCCGCGCGCGCCGCGCTCGACCATCTCGCCCGCTATGTCGACATGCTGATCCGCAGGTCGCCGGGGGCCTGA
- the serA_1 gene encoding D-3-phosphoglycerate dehydrogenase, protein MPEQIVLLDMTTAERADRLRALLPPDFVLTHGTAAGDEHMKAIIADADYAITGQVGVSGDVLRAAKKLRLVHKWGVGVDNIDVAAARALGIQVARTTGSNAVPVAEFTVGLMLSALRFIGYGHAELKQGRWRTGQLPGATFTLSGKTVGLVGFGAIGQTVATLLKGFGCTVLYSKRQPLAAGEEAALGARHATLPDLLARSDVISLHCPLTPETAGLIDAAALERMKRTAVLVNVARGGVVNEADLIAALAAKRIAGAAMDVFSIEPLPADSPLLGLDNLVVTPHLAAIAADNFVPTVKRMFDNILCVSRGEPVPERDRVA, encoded by the coding sequence ATGCCCGAGCAGATCGTCCTTCTCGACATGACGACCGCGGAGCGCGCGGATCGCCTGCGCGCCCTGCTGCCGCCCGACTTCGTGCTGACCCATGGCACCGCGGCGGGCGATGAGCACATGAAGGCGATCATCGCCGACGCCGACTATGCGATCACCGGCCAGGTCGGCGTCTCCGGCGACGTGCTGCGCGCGGCGAAGAAACTCAGGCTGGTGCACAAATGGGGCGTCGGCGTCGACAATATCGATGTGGCGGCCGCCCGGGCCCTCGGCATCCAGGTCGCGCGGACCACCGGCAGCAATGCCGTGCCGGTCGCCGAATTCACCGTCGGCCTGATGCTCTCGGCCTTGCGCTTCATCGGCTATGGCCACGCGGAACTGAAACAGGGCCGCTGGCGCACCGGCCAATTGCCGGGCGCGACCTTCACGCTCTCGGGCAAGACCGTCGGCCTCGTTGGCTTCGGCGCCATCGGCCAGACCGTCGCGACCTTGCTGAAGGGTTTCGGCTGCACGGTTCTCTACAGCAAGCGCCAGCCGCTCGCCGCGGGCGAGGAGGCGGCCCTCGGCGCCAGGCACGCGACGCTGCCCGACCTGCTGGCCCGGTCGGACGTGATCTCGCTGCATTGTCCCCTGACGCCCGAAACCGCCGGCCTGATCGATGCCGCCGCCCTCGAGCGGATGAAGCGCACGGCGGTGCTGGTCAATGTCGCCCGCGGCGGCGTCGTCAATGAAGCCGATCTGATCGCGGCGCTCGCGGCGAAGCGGATCGCCGGCGCCGCCATGGACGTGTTCTCGATCGAGCCGCTGCCGGCCGACAGCCCCCTGCTCGGCCTCGACAATCTCGTGGTGACGCCGCATCTCGCCGCGATCGCCGCCGACAATTTCGTGCCGACGGTCAAGCGCATGTTCGACAATATCCTTTGCGTCTCGCGCGGCGAGCCGGTCCCCGAGCGCGACCGCGTCGCCTGA
- a CDS encoding L-fuconate dehydratase codes for MRIVAIAERTIPVSRYADPALPSGGLTTSLVTVTTDVWRGGQPVVGHGYASVGRFAQGGLIRERFAPRLLAAAGASLADEAGTTLDPFRAWAVMMNGEKPGGHGERCVAVGALDMAIWDAAAKIAGEPLGVLLARRTGRPAPPDTVPVYAGGGYPYPVGDLDRLGREIAHFADLGFTHAKIKIGADPDCDARRIEVAARQLPGSAHLAVDAMNRFDLAGGLAAAAMLGPFGLWWFEDICDPHDFATQAAVAAAYPAPIAAGEALFSVAEARLLDRHGGLRRDRDILVFDPAHCYGLTGYCGIVETLTAAGWPREAFWPHGGHLFALHVVAGLGLGGAEVSPLAFAPFSGLADGARISGGRAPVPQAPGIGFELHGEAWRAFRAVGA; via the coding sequence ATGCGCATCGTCGCGATCGCCGAGCGGACGATCCCCGTCTCACGTTATGCCGATCCGGCACTGCCCTCGGGCGGACTCACCACCAGCCTCGTCACGGTCACCACCGATGTTTGGCGCGGCGGCCAGCCGGTGGTCGGCCATGGCTATGCCTCGGTCGGCCGGTTCGCTCAGGGCGGGCTGATCCGCGAGCGCTTCGCGCCGCGCCTGCTCGCCGCCGCCGGCGCGTCGCTGGCGGATGAGGCCGGCACGACCCTCGACCCGTTTCGGGCCTGGGCAGTGATGATGAACGGCGAGAAGCCCGGCGGCCATGGCGAGCGCTGCGTGGCCGTCGGCGCGCTCGACATGGCGATCTGGGACGCGGCGGCGAAGATCGCCGGCGAGCCGCTCGGCGTGCTGCTGGCCCGCCGGACCGGGCGGCCGGCGCCGCCCGACACGGTGCCCGTCTATGCTGGCGGCGGCTATCCCTATCCGGTTGGCGATCTCGACCGCCTCGGGAGGGAAATCGCCCATTTCGCTGATCTCGGCTTCACCCATGCCAAGATCAAGATCGGCGCCGATCCGGATTGCGATGCGCGGCGGATCGAGGTCGCGGCCAGGCAATTGCCGGGCAGCGCGCATCTTGCCGTCGATGCGATGAACCGGTTCGATCTGGCCGGCGGGCTGGCCGCGGCCGCGATGCTCGGGCCGTTCGGCCTCTGGTGGTTCGAGGACATTTGCGACCCGCATGATTTCGCGACCCAGGCGGCCGTCGCCGCGGCCTATCCCGCGCCGATCGCCGCGGGCGAGGCGCTGTTCTCGGTGGCCGAAGCGCGGCTGCTCGACCGCCATGGCGGGCTTCGGCGCGACCGCGACATCCTCGTCTTCGATCCCGCCCATTGCTACGGCCTCACCGGCTATTGCGGCATCGTCGAGACGCTGACCGCCGCCGGCTGGCCGCGCGAGGCTTTCTGGCCGCATGGCGGGCACCTCTTCGCGCTGCATGTCGTGGCGGGGCTCGGCCTCGGCGGTGCCGAGGTCAGCCCCCTGGCCTTCGCGCCGTTCAGCGGCCTTGCCGACGGCGCCCGGATCAGCGGCGGCCGGGCACCGGTGCCACAGGCGCCCGGCATCGGCTTCGAGCTGCATGGCGAGGCCTGGCGCGCCTTCAGGGCGGTCGGCGCCTGA
- the yhdG gene encoding putative amino acid permease YhdG: MTDATANTDAARPAAEPSLHRVMGPWLLLLFIVGDILGTGIYALTGQVAKQVGGVVWLPFLVAFAVALVTAFSYLELVTKYPKAAGAALYTHKAFGIHFVTFIVAFAVMCSGITSASTASRAFAANMSHAFGLNLAGFGITVIGLVFMAACAAINFRGVGESVKANVVLTCVELTGLLIIIVIGLWAIGAGQGDVSRVLEFKTGADGSMVWPVVAATTLAFFAMVGFEDSVNMAEECKNPTRHFPVVLLAGLVITGAIYVLVSISAITLVPPEQLGEGETPLLKVVQAGAPNFPLGIFGFITMFAVANSALINMLMASRLVYGMSREHVLPPVLGRVHAGRRTPYVAIGFTTLLAFALITFVGEVPALGGTTALLLLAVFTIVNVAVLVLRRDPVAHEHFRTPTILPVLGALSCAFLTGPWTGRDPVQYRIAGVLIGIGIVLWLVTVWANRATGTRPSEPDMADIGGSGPVN, translated from the coding sequence ATGACCGACGCGACGGCGAATACCGATGCGGCCCGCCCGGCCGCCGAGCCCAGCCTGCACCGGGTGATGGGCCCCTGGCTCCTGCTGCTCTTCATTGTCGGCGACATTCTCGGCACCGGCATCTATGCCCTGACCGGCCAGGTGGCGAAGCAGGTCGGCGGCGTCGTCTGGCTGCCGTTCCTGGTCGCCTTCGCGGTCGCCCTCGTGACCGCCTTCAGCTATCTCGAACTGGTGACGAAATACCCCAAGGCCGCGGGCGCCGCCCTCTATACCCACAAGGCCTTCGGCATCCATTTCGTCACCTTCATCGTCGCCTTCGCCGTCATGTGCTCGGGGATCACCTCGGCCTCGACCGCCTCGCGCGCCTTCGCCGCCAACATGTCCCACGCCTTCGGGCTCAACCTCGCCGGCTTCGGCATCACCGTCATCGGCCTCGTCTTCATGGCGGCCTGCGCGGCGATCAATTTCCGCGGCGTCGGCGAGAGCGTGAAGGCCAATGTCGTACTCACCTGCGTCGAGCTGACCGGCCTCCTGATCATCATCGTCATCGGCCTCTGGGCGATCGGCGCGGGCCAGGGCGACGTCTCGCGCGTGCTCGAGTTCAAGACGGGCGCCGATGGCAGCATGGTCTGGCCGGTGGTGGCGGCGACGACGCTCGCCTTCTTCGCCATGGTCGGCTTCGAGGACTCGGTCAACATGGCCGAGGAGTGCAAGAACCCGACCCGGCACTTCCCGGTCGTCCTGCTCGCCGGCCTGGTCATCACCGGCGCCATCTACGTGCTGGTGTCGATCTCGGCTATCACGCTGGTGCCGCCCGAGCAGCTCGGCGAGGGCGAAACGCCGCTGCTCAAGGTGGTGCAGGCCGGCGCGCCGAATTTCCCGCTCGGCATTTTCGGCTTCATCACCATGTTCGCGGTCGCCAACAGCGCGCTGATCAACATGCTCATGGCCAGCCGCCTCGTCTACGGCATGAGCCGCGAGCACGTCCTGCCGCCGGTCCTCGGCCGCGTCCATGCCGGCCGGCGCACGCCCTATGTGGCGATCGGCTTCACGACGCTGCTCGCCTTCGCGCTGATCACCTTCGTCGGCGAAGTGCCGGCGCTCGGCGGCACGACGGCGCTGCTCCTGCTCGCGGTCTTCACCATCGTCAATGTCGCGGTGCTGGTGCTGCGCCGTGACCCCGTCGCGCATGAACATTTTCGCACGCCCACCATCCTGCCGGTGCTCGGGGCGCTGAGCTGTGCCTTCCTGACCGGGCCCTGGACCGGGCGGGATCCGGTCCAGTACAGGATCGCCGGCGTTCTGATCGGCATCGGCATCGTCCTCTGGCTCGTGACCGTCTGGGCCAATCGCGCCACGGGCACCCGGCCTTCCGAGCCCGACATGGCCGATATCGGCGGCTCCGGCCCGGTGAACTGA
- a CDS encoding Putative S-adenosyl-L-methionine-dependent methyltransferase, translated as MDTNRHSRTAGGAAGFRAAHQLVEGGAIFADPFARAILDAETLAEADLRAADPATRPTRMFMAVRSRYAEDALAGAVGRGVRQAVVLGAGLDTLALRNPHRAAGLRLFEVDHPATQAWKRERLAAAELALPDLLSFVPIDFERQALGQGLAAAGFRDDLPAFFIWLGVVPYLARPAIERVLAFVASIPRGEIVFDYSEPLDSYPPERRAGVAALGARAAAAGEPWLSHFNPAELHDLARRLGLALVEDLGVAGVAVRFFGVPEHAAPAGAGPHVVHLAQA; from the coding sequence ATGGACACGAACCGGCACAGCCGCACGGCGGGAGGCGCGGCAGGCTTTCGGGCAGCGCACCAGCTGGTCGAGGGCGGCGCGATCTTCGCCGATCCTTTCGCGCGCGCGATCCTCGATGCCGAGACGCTCGCCGAGGCCGATCTCAGGGCCGCCGACCCGGCGACGCGGCCGACCCGCATGTTCATGGCGGTGCGCAGCCGCTATGCCGAGGACGCGCTCGCCGGGGCGGTCGGGCGGGGCGTCCGCCAGGCCGTCGTGCTCGGCGCCGGCCTCGATACGCTGGCGCTGCGCAACCCGCATCGCGCCGCCGGGCTACGCCTCTTCGAGGTGGACCACCCGGCAACGCAGGCCTGGAAGCGCGAGCGGCTCGCCGCGGCCGAGCTCGCGCTGCCTGACCTCCTGAGCTTCGTGCCCATCGACTTCGAGCGACAGGCGCTGGGGCAAGGCCTCGCCGCGGCAGGCTTCCGGGACGACCTGCCGGCCTTCTTCATCTGGCTCGGCGTGGTGCCCTATCTCGCCCGCCCGGCGATCGAGCGCGTGCTCGCCTTCGTCGCCTCGATCCCGCGCGGCGAGATCGTCTTCGACTATTCCGAACCGCTGGACAGCTATCCGCCGGAACGCCGCGCCGGGGTGGCCGCGCTCGGGGCGCGGGCCGCGGCGGCAGGCGAGCCCTGGCTCAGCCATTTCAATCCGGCAGAACTGCACGATCTCGCGCGCCGGCTCGGGCTCGCCCTGGTCGAGGACCTTGGCGTTGCCGGCGTCGCGGTGCGCTTTTTCGGCGTGCCGGAGCATGCCGCGCCCGCCGGGGCCGGCCCGCATGTGGTGCATCTCGCCCAGGCCTGA